One region of Labrus mixtus chromosome 1, fLabMix1.1, whole genome shotgun sequence genomic DNA includes:
- the LOC132953848 gene encoding putative gonadotropin-releasing hormone II receptor has translation MNASSSCDPPPISMYQHSARCDLNAGCDVLPPRCNWTSVDTGLQLPTFSTAAKVRVIITFVLCGVSTICNLAVLWAANGRHSKSHIRVLMLNLTAADLLVTFIVMPVDAVWNITVQWLAGDLACRFLMFLKLHAMYSCAFVTVVISLDRQSAILNPLAISTAHKRNRVMLMVAWTMSAVFSIPQMFIFHNVTITYPANFTQCTTRGSFVMHWQETAYNMFTFCCLFLLPLVIMIVCYSRIFIQISRLLTKKNRSPDETHLRCSKNNIPKARMRTLKMSMVIVICFIVCWTPYYLLGFWYWFFPDNLEGKVSHSLTHILFIFGLFNTCLDPVVYGLFAIRFPKRLRSGRSRAAVMSELQTDTVTMEALKSTASGSAKRGTTTGDKERSSAQATSLKGNTGLFSTESTM, from the exons ATGAACGCCTCCTCCAGCTGTGATCCTCCGCCCATCAGCATGTATCAGCACAGCGCCAGATGTGACCTGAATGCCGGCTGTGACGTTCTGCCTCCTCGCTGTAACTGGACCTCAGTGGACACGGGGCTGCAGCTGCCCACCTTCTCTACAGCGGCCAAAGTCAGAGTCATCATCACCTTCGTCCTCTGTGGCGTCTCCACCATCTGTAACCTCGCCGTGCTGTGGGCAGCCAACGGCCGCCACAGCAAATCACACATCCGGGTGCTGATGCTCAACCTGACGGCGGCCGACCTGCTGGTCACCTTCATCGTGATGCCGGTGGACGCCGTGTGGAACATCACGGTGCAGTGGCTGGCCGGCGACCTGGCCTGCAGGTTTCTGATGTTCCTCAAGCTGCACGCCATGTACTCCTGCGCCTTTGTCACCGTGGTCATCAGCCTGGACCGACAGTCTGCTATTCTCAACCCGTTGGCCATCAGCACGGCCCACAAGAGGAACAGGGTCATGCTGATGGTGGCGTGGACGATGAGCGCCGTGTTCTCAATCCCACAG atgtttattttccatAATGTGACCATCACATATCCAGCAAACTTTACTCAGTGCACCACTAGAGGGAGCTTTGTCATGCACTGGCAGGAAACAGCTTACAACATGTTCACCTTCTGCTGCCTCTTCCTGCTGCCGCTGGTGATAATGATCGTCTGTTACAGCCGGATCTTCATCCAGATCTCAAGACTGCTGACCAAAAAGAACC GATCACCCGATGAGACACATCTGCGCTGCTCGAAGAACAACATCCCCAAAGCCCGGATGAGAACTCTGAAAATGAGCATGGTCATCGTGATCTGCTTCATCGTCTGCTGGACTCCGTACTACCTGCTGGGGTTCTGGTACTGGTTCTTCCCTGACAACCTGGAGGGAAAAGTCTCCCACTCCCTCACCcacatcctcttcatcttcgGTCTTTTCAACACCTGCCTGGACCCCGTCGTTTACGGACTCTTCGCCATCCGCTTCCCTAAGCGTCTGAGGAGCGGCCGCAGTAGAGCTGCAGTGatgtcagagctgcagacagacactgTGACCATGGAGGCTCTGAAGTCCACTGCGTCAGGGTCTGCTAAAAGAGGCACGACCACCGGGGACAAAGAGAGAAGCAGTGCACAGGCTACATCATTAAAAGGAAACACTGGACTGTTCAGCACTGAGAGCACCATGTGA